From the genome of Onthophagus taurus isolate NC chromosome 5, IU_Otau_3.0, whole genome shotgun sequence, one region includes:
- the LOC111423036 gene encoding putative nuclease HARBI1 → MDFERESSSDEEMIEDLEEIKELFPIRGGRVMKERIDHVHHLSDAEFVKRFRLSKECFHRLLSEVEENIKPRTERNSAIFASNRLLLTLRFFATGNMLLAVADFCGVSEAAASQIVKLVAIAIANLRPQYCKMPEGDDIGKAQRSFYNIARFPLVIGTIDCTHVRIQSPGGDQAENFRNRKGYFSFNVQTVSDANLKILDIVARWPGSTHDQTIFNNSSIRNRFEQGHFGNGILLGDSGYRNTNYLLTPLVAPRTEAERLYNEAQIRTRNVVERQYGVWKRRFQVLRLEMRVATERIQPIIVSTAVIHNICVDMKEPLPPEDEDDDNNPNIEVERNGDDIAGDKRAEMIQYFETLR, encoded by the exons ATGGATTTTGAACGTGAAAGTAGCAGTGACGAAGAGATGATTGAAGATCTGGAAGAAATCAAGGAATTATTTCCTATTCGTGGTGGCCGAGTCATGAAAGAAAGAATCGATCATGTTCATCATTTATCTGACGCCGAATTCGTAAAGAGGTTCCGCCTTTCCAAAGAATGTTTTCATCGGTTGTTGTCAGAGGttgaagaaaacattaaaccaCGAACGGAAAG AAATTCAGCAATATTTGCCTCAAACcggttattattaacattaagattttttgCTACGGGTAATATGTTGCTGGCTGTGGCTGATTTTTGTGGGGTCAGTGAAGCTGCAGCATCTCAAATAGTGAAGTTGGTGGCAATAGCCATTGCCAATTTAAGACCCCAATACTGCAAAATGCCGGAGGGTGACGACATTGGAAAAGCGCAAAGAAGCTTTTATAACATTGCTCGATTTCCTTTGGTTATTGGCACCATCGATTGTACGCATGTACGAATTCAATCGCCAG GTGGAGACCAAGCAGAAAATTTTAGGAATAGAAAAGGCTATTTTTCCTTTAATGTACAGACGGTATCGGACGCAAATCTGAAAATTTTAGATATAGTGGCTAGATGGCCTGGATCCACGCACGAtcaaactatttttaataatagcagTATACGCAACAGGTTTGAACAGGGCCATTTTGGAAACGGTATATTGCTTGGGGACAGTGGGTATCGCAATAC aaattatttgttaacTCCCCTTGTCGCACCAAGGACAGAGGCAGAGCGTCTCTATAATGAAGCTCAAATAAGGACCCGAAATGTCGTAGAACGGCAGTATGGGGTTTGGAAGAGACGATTCCAAGTTTTAAGATTGGAAATGAGGGTGGCGACGGAAAG GATACAACCAATCATTGTTTCAACGGCGGTTATTCATAATATATGCGTTGACATGAAGGAACCGTTACCACCCGAGGATGAGGATGACGATAATAACCCCAACATAGAAGTGGAGAGAAATGGTGATGACATTGCCGGTGATAAAAGGGCAGAAATGATACAATATTTCGAAACTTTGCGATAA
- the LOC139429772 gene encoding myb/SANT-like DNA-binding domain-containing protein 3, with the protein MAMDSIQSISGDKKRPRSINFKMEEVDLLIELISDRKKVIENKKSDTVTWKEKQNVWEEIAATMSATTGVARDSKSLRTKYEFLKKTVRKKCADMKQEKLKTGGGPCSEIQLTPIEEKIKALIILSVDGMRSICDSDAVNNFLSEISLAPADVGANMSLTEQTSASAGASSE; encoded by the exons ATGGCTATGGATTCCATTCAATCAATTTCAGGCGACAAAAAACGTCCGCGatcaattaactttaaaatggaAGAGGTCGATTTATTGATCGAATTGATCTCCGAccgaaaaaaagttatagaaaataaaaaaagtgataCCGTCACCTGGAAAGAGAAACAAAAT GTGTGGGAGGAGATAGCGGCGACGATGAGTGCTACAACGGGAGTTGCAAGAGACTCAAAATCGTTGCGCACaaagtatgaatttttaaaaaaaaccgtTCGCAAAAAATGTGCGGAcatgaaacaagaaaaattgaaaactggTGGAGGTCCTTGTTCCGAAATACAACTCACACCTatcgaagaaaaaattaaag ctttgataattttgagtGTAGACGGAATGAGGTCTATTTGTGATTCTGACGcagtaaacaattttttgtcgGAGATATCGTTAGCACCTGCTGATGTAGGTGCTAATATGTCTCTTACAGAACAAACATCTGCATCAGCAGGTGCTAGTTCTGAATAG